The Verrucomicrobium spinosum DSM 4136 = JCM 18804 genome includes a region encoding these proteins:
- a CDS encoding AAA family ATPase codes for MTPPTATPANDRVKPIDQQLRQQLQKYKDRESLSLKDLGKRIDASEAMVSRYLSDRFEGDVGGIELKIRDLIKLDEMRALVIQEIETFPTLVTKQVHNALELIRKNSHVGLIFGDAGVGKSRAIQLYTSKNPLSLQITLSRFSGSDTNGIITAIWRQIDTSAYRRKRDGNRGSFLVERLKGSGRMLIIDNAHRLTRVGREALFDFHDATGCPIALIGNPELLDAIEENDQQFSRVGVRIKADLKDKAGEAAGELLTRVWPEAATDLLDLATTVVTHHGRLRALWHQIRIARELMTKGAAKTPNKAFQLAHEHLVRNYRLLEDPS; via the coding sequence ATGACACCGCCCACCGCCACGCCCGCCAACGACCGCGTCAAGCCCATCGACCAACAGCTCCGCCAGCAGCTCCAGAAGTACAAGGACCGCGAGAGCCTTTCCCTGAAGGATCTCGGCAAACGCATTGACGCCTCTGAGGCCATGGTCAGCCGCTACCTCAGCGACCGTTTCGAGGGGGACGTCGGCGGCATTGAGCTCAAGATCCGCGACCTCATCAAGCTCGATGAAATGCGCGCCCTGGTCATCCAGGAGATCGAGACCTTTCCCACGCTGGTCACCAAGCAGGTCCACAACGCCTTGGAGCTCATCCGCAAGAACTCCCATGTCGGCCTCATCTTCGGCGACGCGGGTGTGGGCAAGAGCCGCGCCATCCAGCTCTACACCAGCAAGAACCCGCTGAGCCTCCAGATCACATTGAGCCGGTTCAGTGGCTCAGATACCAACGGCATCATCACCGCCATCTGGCGTCAGATCGACACCAGCGCCTACCGCCGCAAGCGTGATGGAAATCGCGGCTCGTTCCTCGTGGAACGTCTCAAGGGGTCGGGCCGCATGCTGATCATCGACAACGCCCACCGTCTCACCAGGGTGGGCCGTGAGGCTCTCTTCGATTTCCATGATGCCACCGGGTGCCCCATTGCCCTGATCGGCAATCCCGAGCTGCTCGATGCCATTGAGGAGAATGACCAGCAGTTTAGCCGCGTCGGTGTGCGCATAAAGGCCGACCTCAAGGACAAGGCCGGAGAGGCCGCTGGCGAGTTGCTCACCCGCGTCTGGCCCGAGGCCGCCACCGACCTGCTCGACTTGGCCACCACCGTCGTCACCCACCACGGCCGCCTGCGTGCCCTGTGGCACCAGATCCGCATTGCCCGCGAGCTGATGACCAAAGGGGCAGCCAAGACCCCGAACAAAGCCTTCCAGCTCGCCCACGAGCACCTGGTGCGGAACTACCGTCTCCTGGAAGACCCGTCCTAA
- a CDS encoding host-nuclease inhibitor Gam family protein: protein MSTRTTSKPVTIPAPTEAQARAALATYIESHLQAEAIHNQAKQEIERIKKEADDKARAFEDTKALQETTLMRFAEAHPELFQKRQKSELYGGHKIGWQISPPAVVLMRATGEKKKQTWDGFVDACRRAGGWAMEFIRTKEEPDKESILVSHRTAVEHSQQTGDASNTTELTAYLARLGVQVAQEERFVIDLNLQPETVQQTA from the coding sequence ATGAGCACCCGCACCACATCCAAGCCCGTCACGATTCCCGCCCCGACCGAAGCCCAGGCCCGCGCCGCCCTGGCGACCTACATCGAGTCCCACCTCCAGGCCGAGGCCATCCACAACCAGGCCAAGCAGGAGATCGAGCGCATCAAGAAGGAGGCTGATGACAAGGCCCGCGCCTTCGAGGACACCAAGGCGCTTCAGGAAACCACCCTGATGCGCTTCGCCGAGGCGCACCCCGAGCTCTTCCAGAAGCGCCAGAAGTCCGAGCTCTATGGCGGCCACAAGATCGGCTGGCAGATCTCGCCGCCCGCCGTGGTCCTCATGCGCGCCACGGGGGAGAAGAAGAAGCAGACCTGGGATGGCTTCGTGGACGCCTGCCGTCGCGCTGGCGGCTGGGCCATGGAGTTCATCCGCACCAAGGAGGAGCCCGACAAGGAGTCCATCCTCGTCTCCCACCGCACGGCTGTGGAGCACTCGCAGCAGACTGGCGATGCCAGCAACACCACGGAGCTCACGGCCTATCTCGCCCGCCTCGGTGTCCAGGTCGCCCAGGAGGAGCGCTTCGTCATCGATCTCAACCTCCAGCCCGAGACCGTCCAGCAGACCGCCTGA
- a CDS encoding DUF551 domain-containing protein encodes MPLTLTWIPVSESVPDDNTSVLGTSPLWDSEPVWPCYLEEGDWYSVDGSLLSSPDLLAGTPPTHWMHFPEPPTA; translated from the coding sequence ATGCCACTTACCCTTACCTGGATCCCTGTCAGTGAATCCGTGCCGGACGACAACACCAGCGTCCTCGGCACCTCACCCCTGTGGGACTCAGAGCCCGTCTGGCCCTGCTACCTCGAAGAGGGGGACTGGTACAGCGTCGACGGCTCGCTCCTCTCCAGCCCCGACCTGCTGGCCGGCACACCGCCCACTCACTGGATGCACTTTCCTGAACCTCCCACCGCCTGA
- a CDS encoding helix-turn-helix domain-containing protein codes for MPVPGSQLEFQFPTIALQRSDGAWVIKAGKPVPKLPQISAKEAAVILGCSQFSVYRYVKEGLLTAKQTKPKARLRLDRSEVEALATKTTAE; via the coding sequence ATGCCCGTCCCCGGATCACAGCTTGAATTTCAGTTTCCCACCATCGCCCTTCAGCGGAGCGATGGTGCCTGGGTGATCAAGGCCGGAAAGCCCGTCCCCAAGCTGCCCCAGATCTCGGCCAAAGAGGCCGCCGTGATCCTGGGCTGCTCCCAGTTCAGCGTCTACCGCTACGTGAAGGAAGGACTCCTCACAGCCAAGCAGACCAAGCCCAAGGCCCGCCTCCGCCTCGACCGCTCCGAGGTCGAAGCCCTCGCCACGAAGACCACGGCGGAGTAA
- a CDS encoding DNA adenine methylase — translation MTTPRTKPLIRWAGGKSRLLKHLLPLPEHTAYVEPFAGGLAVLLAKSRSTVEVVNDLNGDLVTLYRCVQFHPEALIGEIQWTLNARQNLKDFMAQPGLTDLQRSARWLIRNKIGFGTSMTSYGVSRTSGGAATGSRENVQQAIRDLSARLDKVSVENLSYERMLRLYDAPGTLFFMDPPYYQSKADCYDGWNEAQMTEFATRVQQLKGDWIVTVDDSDLNRRLFHGWHTTAVKTRNGALNQAQAKGKQTFGEIIIRKTPAPATSERTKLVQLAAACTV, via the coding sequence ATGACGACTCCAAGAACCAAACCGCTCATCCGTTGGGCGGGCGGAAAATCCCGCTTGCTCAAGCACCTTTTACCACTGCCAGAGCACACCGCCTACGTCGAACCGTTCGCCGGTGGCCTCGCAGTACTCCTCGCAAAATCAAGGTCCACCGTCGAGGTGGTCAATGACCTGAATGGCGACTTGGTCACGCTATACCGCTGCGTCCAGTTCCACCCCGAGGCCCTGATCGGCGAGATCCAGTGGACGCTCAACGCCCGCCAGAATCTCAAGGACTTCATGGCCCAGCCAGGCCTCACGGATCTCCAGCGCTCGGCTCGCTGGCTCATCCGCAACAAGATCGGCTTCGGGACATCCATGACCAGCTACGGCGTTTCCCGCACCAGCGGCGGGGCCGCCACAGGATCCCGCGAAAACGTGCAGCAGGCCATCAGAGACCTCAGCGCCCGCCTGGACAAGGTCAGCGTCGAGAACCTGTCCTACGAGCGCATGCTACGCCTGTACGACGCCCCAGGCACCCTGTTCTTCATGGACCCGCCGTACTATCAGTCCAAGGCCGACTGCTACGATGGGTGGAACGAGGCCCAGATGACCGAGTTCGCCACCCGGGTGCAGCAGCTCAAGGGCGACTGGATCGTCACCGTTGACGACTCCGACCTCAACCGCCGCCTCTTCCATGGCTGGCACACCACGGCCGTGAAGACACGTAACGGAGCGCTCAACCAGGCCCAGGCCAAAGGCAAGCAGACCTTTGGAGAGATCATCATCCGCAAGACGCCTGCACCTGCCACCTCGGAGCGCACCAAGTTGGTCCAGCTCGCCGCCGCCTGCACCGTGTAG
- a CDS encoding AraC family transcriptional regulator, producing MMEKSLQYRFFASIADGQAARQLFEHLPEVYYFAKDRQSRLMAASSSMLIRLGLKQESEIVGRVDEDFFDPQTSNLFREDDQLVFASGRPLVNRLEMWSDDQHRHEWYLTTKIPLVGLDGSVVGLMGITQREASNVGAHPDSEVGVILTYLKNNVDRAMSTAELARACSMSERTLHRRVRQRLGVSPHELMIRVRIQMAAEALVKSKLQIIDLAIEV from the coding sequence ATGATGGAAAAGTCGTTGCAATACAGGTTCTTCGCGAGCATCGCGGACGGGCAGGCGGCGCGGCAGTTGTTTGAGCACCTGCCGGAGGTCTATTACTTTGCCAAAGATCGTCAAAGCCGGCTGATGGCCGCGAGCAGCAGCATGCTGATCAGGCTTGGGCTCAAGCAGGAGTCCGAAATCGTGGGCAGGGTGGACGAGGATTTCTTTGATCCGCAGACTTCAAACTTGTTTCGAGAGGACGACCAACTGGTGTTTGCCAGCGGAAGGCCGCTCGTGAACCGGTTGGAGATGTGGTCCGACGACCAACACCGCCATGAGTGGTACCTGACAACCAAGATTCCTCTCGTGGGCCTTGATGGTTCAGTCGTGGGGTTGATGGGCATCACCCAACGGGAAGCCAGCAACGTTGGTGCCCATCCGGACTCGGAGGTTGGAGTGATCCTCACCTATCTGAAAAACAACGTGGATCGTGCCATGAGCACAGCGGAGCTGGCGCGGGCGTGCTCCATGTCGGAACGCACTCTTCACCGCCGCGTGCGTCAACGGCTGGGGGTGAGCCCACATGAGCTAATGATCCGCGTCCGCATTCAGATGGCGGCAGAGGCACTTGTAAAGTCCAAGCTTCAAATCATCGATCTGGCTATAGAGGTTTAG
- a CDS encoding heparin lyase I family protein: MSVSDPMRLFQDHTSGACRGKGTWILHLTRNCIAKLQSKVLTPFATAINMLRRGAPGWGTLGIWGLASISAMAETESVTGYETGQQNDNDIYIGVVEPRPESVVASQNYARWGMWSLRSELNYGETTDVGIRAECNQRLLRSSAGSTIPMVQRGVRRFYGFSVLLDPQPGNYEYDSTSEVIMQQKHANGGAVFQLLTDENWFKCWTQNHDGVRRRTNIMTFQRGIWYDFVFEHLPSYMGSGEIRLYCKKASESTYVKRLQWIGPTLSMNKDGYWKWGMYKANWTNPTGSSKRVIYHDNIKVGATFAEADPSIMLPAGWSTRNVGSVGAPGYATAIGSVFTLRGSGMGVDSTSDGFRYALQTLSGDGEITARLVSMSNHGNPLAGIMVRETAAAGSKYHFFGRNIGGVMNTKHRASTGGGVSTTILGTSAAPTWVRIARVGNVLTAYKSTDGTTWTGASSQTISMTGEITVGLMTTSRHATAATTAVFDNVTVVP; this comes from the coding sequence ATGAGCGTTAGTGATCCGATGCGCCTTTTTCAAGACCACACCTCCGGTGCCTGCCGCGGGAAAGGCACATGGATCCTGCATCTGACCCGAAATTGCATTGCCAAACTCCAAAGCAAGGTCCTGACGCCGTTTGCCACAGCGATCAACATGCTGCGACGGGGAGCGCCCGGCTGGGGTACCTTGGGAATCTGGGGACTTGCGTCCATCAGCGCGATGGCTGAGACGGAATCAGTCACCGGATACGAGACCGGGCAACAGAATGACAATGACATATATATCGGTGTGGTTGAGCCCAGACCTGAGAGCGTTGTGGCCAGCCAGAACTACGCGCGTTGGGGAATGTGGTCCTTGAGATCGGAGTTGAACTATGGAGAGACGACGGACGTTGGCATCCGTGCGGAATGCAACCAGCGCTTGTTGAGGAGCAGTGCTGGAAGCACCATCCCCATGGTTCAAAGGGGAGTGCGCCGCTTTTACGGGTTCTCTGTCCTGCTTGACCCGCAGCCGGGCAACTACGAGTACGACAGCACGAGTGAAGTGATCATGCAGCAGAAGCATGCAAACGGTGGTGCCGTGTTCCAACTGCTTACCGATGAAAACTGGTTCAAATGTTGGACGCAAAATCATGATGGTGTGCGCCGGCGCACCAACATCATGACCTTCCAGAGAGGGATATGGTATGATTTCGTTTTTGAACATCTTCCCTCCTACATGGGGAGTGGCGAGATCCGTCTCTATTGCAAAAAAGCGAGCGAGAGCACCTATGTCAAACGACTGCAATGGATCGGACCCACACTGTCCATGAACAAAGATGGTTATTGGAAATGGGGAATGTACAAGGCTAACTGGACAAACCCGACTGGCAGCTCGAAACGAGTGATTTACCATGATAATATCAAGGTGGGGGCGACCTTTGCCGAGGCGGATCCGTCCATCATGTTGCCCGCTGGCTGGAGCACGCGAAACGTTGGGAGTGTGGGGGCACCGGGCTACGCCACGGCCATTGGAAGCGTGTTTACCCTCAGAGGCTCGGGCATGGGGGTTGACTCCACCAGCGATGGGTTCCGGTATGCTTTGCAGACCCTGAGCGGCGATGGTGAGATCACGGCGCGGCTTGTCAGCATGAGCAACCATGGCAATCCACTAGCGGGCATCATGGTGCGGGAAACCGCAGCCGCGGGTTCGAAGTATCACTTCTTTGGCCGCAATATCGGAGGAGTGATGAACACCAAACACCGGGCCAGTACCGGCGGAGGAGTCTCCACGACGATTCTCGGGACCTCAGCAGCACCGACGTGGGTCAGGATTGCCCGGGTGGGCAATGTACTGACCGCTTACAAAAGCACGGACGGAACAACCTGGACTGGCGCCTCTTCTCAGACGATCTCGATGACGGGAGAAATTACCGTCGGGCTGATGACAACAAGCCGGCACGCTACGGCGGCGACTACTGCAGTCTTTGACAATGTCACGGTGGTCCCATGA
- a CDS encoding sigma-70 family RNA polymerase sigma factor — protein sequence MLLVHPSPPRPSTSQPAVSTFGNPLNVREAPSHSISPRPFNEGLPPHLANEQHINDEIARHASRIRTYVRSLMPGYDGADDVAQETLLKIWQKRAEFSPGTNFKAWAFQIARFLVKNQQRRLARSRTTVLDEEMTDHIDECWKQEPVPNIDDDLSALAFCIQQLGKEDQLLLQARYFNGSSLQKYAAANGLPVTVLRSRLFRLRTTLARNIEQHLRR from the coding sequence ATGCTCCTCGTGCACCCATCTCCACCGCGTCCCTCTACCTCCCAGCCGGCAGTCAGCACTTTCGGCAATCCGCTGAACGTTCGTGAAGCCCCCTCGCACTCGATTTCTCCCCGTCCCTTCAATGAGGGCCTTCCGCCACATCTGGCCAATGAGCAGCACATCAATGATGAAATTGCCCGGCACGCTTCCCGTATCCGGACCTATGTGAGGTCGCTTATGCCTGGATATGATGGTGCTGATGACGTGGCTCAGGAAACCCTTCTCAAGATCTGGCAAAAGCGGGCAGAGTTCAGTCCAGGGACTAACTTCAAGGCCTGGGCTTTTCAGATCGCCCGTTTTCTGGTGAAAAATCAACAGCGCCGGCTGGCGAGATCTCGCACCACCGTGTTGGACGAGGAAATGACAGATCACATCGACGAATGTTGGAAGCAGGAACCGGTGCCCAACATTGATGATGATCTTTCGGCCCTGGCTTTTTGTATCCAACAGTTGGGGAAGGAAGACCAACTGCTCCTCCAGGCCAGATACTTCAACGGCAGCTCACTTCAGAAATATGCCGCTGCGAATGGTCTCCCTGTCACCGTCCTCCGTTCCCGCCTTTTTCGTCTTCGTACAACTTTGGCGCGCAACATTGAGCAACATCTGCGACGGTGA
- a CDS encoding SanA/YdcF family protein: protein MFLIPGLVACYALVWALAEKQVYDSVNDVPVKYVGLVLGCPEKVGTEDNAFFVERVKSAQALLEAGKVQFLLVSGDPDRDGCNEPLAMKAALVAGGVPADRVYCDFGGGRTLDSVVRARKVFGQRDMTIVSHGLHNERALYMARRRGLPDSVALNTPTDNLAPGWKVGSYVKEAVARVLMLIELEAENKQSDYPGEKVNIGPHWPPQDPGTQQP from the coding sequence ATGTTCCTGATACCAGGTTTGGTTGCATGTTATGCCTTGGTCTGGGCGCTGGCTGAGAAGCAGGTTTATGACTCGGTGAATGACGTGCCCGTCAAGTATGTTGGACTGGTTCTGGGATGTCCTGAGAAGGTGGGCACAGAGGACAACGCCTTTTTTGTGGAGAGAGTGAAATCCGCACAGGCCTTGTTGGAAGCCGGGAAGGTGCAGTTCCTTCTTGTCAGCGGAGATCCTGATCGCGATGGCTGCAATGAACCACTGGCGATGAAGGCGGCGCTGGTGGCGGGCGGAGTTCCCGCCGACAGGGTTTACTGTGACTTCGGTGGGGGGCGCACGCTGGACAGTGTCGTGCGGGCTCGCAAAGTCTTTGGTCAAAGGGACATGACCATCGTGTCCCATGGGCTGCACAATGAGCGGGCGCTCTACATGGCACGACGCAGGGGTTTGCCAGACAGTGTGGCATTAAACACACCTACAGATAACCTCGCCCCCGGATGGAAGGTTGGTTCCTATGTAAAGGAGGCGGTGGCAAGAGTGTTGATGCTCATTGAGCTTGAGGCGGAAAACAAGCAGTCAGACTATCCTGGGGAGAAGGTAAACATTGGGCCTCACTGGCCGCCACAAGACCCCGGTACTCAGCAACCATAG
- a CDS encoding FecR domain-containing protein — protein MIAEDRFRSLCHAQIEGHASDAERAELLEALRQHDLLRHLYVEQMRVHALLTWQHGRSQCASVVPHATDKVLRHARWRLVLAGALALVMVGLMAWWLVGPDKEGVEIHVIASDNVNFRPGESRFDQSLVLTEGSMSFRTTAGAVVEVTGPAELDLFTPMHLRVLRGSVTADIGDGLKGFVIDTPEARVVDLGTRFAVSAGGANGTQVAVLDGKVEVYESSGDHKDSGPQVTLNEGEGIRIDTLKKPQRLGMVRLNSNARTLRDGSDIDLVSDVWDNRGIGGGNRFYGIVQGGMGIGARAYTTRSNRVWGASPGNIFPKELEGADQICTIPSYRTKPELRLKMLINRPCNLYVLADVSAPAPEWLKSQFTNTGLTVQSGPWWKGSEENEDLVSFYVIYGVWKRRIDRAGTVELGEPQYAGSKNKPAMYGIVVKALP, from the coding sequence ATGATTGCAGAGGACCGCTTCAGGAGTCTGTGTCATGCACAGATAGAGGGCCATGCTAGCGATGCCGAGCGCGCTGAACTGCTCGAAGCGCTGCGTCAGCACGACTTGTTGCGGCACCTCTATGTTGAGCAAATGCGGGTGCATGCCCTGCTCACATGGCAGCATGGGCGTTCACAGTGCGCATCAGTGGTGCCCCATGCCACTGACAAGGTTCTGCGCCATGCGCGGTGGAGGCTGGTTCTGGCCGGGGCTCTGGCCCTGGTGATGGTGGGGCTCATGGCATGGTGGCTTGTGGGACCCGATAAGGAAGGGGTGGAGATACATGTCATTGCCTCTGACAACGTCAATTTCAGACCCGGGGAATCGCGTTTCGACCAATCGCTGGTCTTGACGGAAGGTTCGATGAGCTTTCGCACCACGGCGGGTGCCGTCGTGGAAGTCACGGGGCCCGCCGAGCTGGATCTGTTCACGCCCATGCACTTGCGTGTGCTCCGTGGTTCCGTCACTGCAGACATCGGTGACGGGCTGAAGGGTTTTGTCATAGACACCCCCGAGGCGCGGGTCGTGGACCTGGGCACCCGTTTTGCCGTCTCGGCAGGGGGGGCAAATGGGACGCAAGTGGCAGTGCTCGATGGGAAGGTGGAGGTCTATGAATCGTCTGGGGATCACAAAGACAGCGGGCCCCAGGTCACTTTGAATGAGGGTGAGGGCATCCGCATCGATACTCTCAAGAAGCCGCAGCGGCTCGGAATGGTGCGCCTGAACAGCAATGCCCGCACTTTGCGCGATGGTTCAGACATTGACCTGGTGTCGGACGTTTGGGACAACCGAGGCATTGGAGGGGGGAACCGCTTTTACGGCATTGTGCAAGGGGGTATGGGTATTGGTGCCAGGGCTTATACCACCAGGTCCAATCGCGTCTGGGGGGCATCCCCCGGCAATATCTTTCCCAAGGAATTGGAAGGTGCTGATCAAATCTGCACCATCCCCAGCTACCGGACCAAACCGGAACTGCGTCTCAAGATGTTGATTAACCGACCTTGTAATTTGTACGTGTTGGCGGATGTCAGTGCCCCTGCGCCTGAATGGTTGAAGTCCCAGTTCACCAATACCGGTCTAACGGTGCAGTCGGGACCGTGGTGGAAGGGCAGCGAGGAAAATGAGGACTTGGTGTCCTTCTACGTGATCTACGGTGTGTGGAAGCGACGGATTGACCGGGCTGGCACAGTGGAACTCGGTGAACCCCAATACGCTGGATCAAAGAACAAGCCCGCCATGTACGGCATTGTTGTCAAAGCCCTGCCTTGA
- a CDS encoding sigma-70 family RNA polymerase sigma factor — MEFGTRLIASQGALYGFIASLMGRLDSAHDVLQETNLKLCRKAAEYDPEQPFLRWAFAFAKNEVMAWRTRQARSHLIFDDELVEQIAGCFDSAEVTSEQELVALEKCVDRLPPKQRELVAARYGAGEAVQDIAARLQLSENAAAALFYRLRKGLADCMASTLGSEAAS, encoded by the coding sequence ATGGAGTTTGGCACCAGGCTGATTGCCAGCCAGGGGGCGCTTTATGGCTTTATCGCCTCGCTCATGGGGAGGCTGGATTCGGCGCATGACGTCTTGCAGGAGACGAATCTCAAACTCTGCCGGAAGGCGGCGGAGTATGACCCTGAGCAGCCGTTTTTGCGGTGGGCTTTTGCCTTTGCCAAGAACGAAGTGATGGCGTGGCGGACGAGGCAGGCGCGATCACACCTGATCTTTGATGATGAACTGGTCGAGCAGATTGCGGGGTGCTTTGACTCGGCGGAAGTCACCTCTGAGCAGGAGCTGGTCGCACTGGAGAAATGTGTGGATAGACTGCCACCCAAGCAACGAGAGCTCGTCGCTGCCCGCTACGGTGCTGGGGAAGCCGTTCAGGATATCGCAGCCCGGCTGCAGCTGTCTGAGAATGCGGCAGCTGCTTTGTTTTACCGCCTCCGCAAAGGGCTTGCGGACTGTATGGCCTCCACTCTGGGAAGCGAGGCCGCATCATGA